The segment CAAGTGTGAACCTGCCCCTCCAAATCaacccttctcctcccctctccgcCTCACACCCAGCCTGGctctttttttttagaatgttcTGCCGTGCTGCTCCTGCTGTCCTTGCTGCTTCCTCTGGGCCTCCCCGTTCGAGGCGCCCCCCAACACCTCATCTGTGACAGCCGAGTCCTGGAGAGGTACATCCTGGAGGCCAAGGAGGCTGAAAATGTCACGGTGAGGCCTCCTTCCTAGGACATTCCACAGAACTCACTCTCAGGGGTCCAGGGGTCTCCTCCGAGATCCAGGAAGCTGGATTCCTTCCAACCTGGCACTTGGTtcaggggtggaggtgggaagcCAGAGCCCCcagtaaaaatgataaaactggtAGCCTCTAACCCACACCTGTAAGTTAGGTAAGAGGCAAAGCTGGGACCTATGGCCTATGGGCTGCCTGGCCAGGAGCTCTTGGGCACCCTGACTCACAGTGTTGCGCATTTCAGATGGGCTGTGGGGAAGGTTGCAGCTTCAGTGAGAATATCACCGTCCCAGACACCAAGGTTAACTTCTATGCCTGGAAGAGGATGGAGGTgagttcattttttccttcttcttggaGAGTCTCATTTTGAGAGCCTGatagggtgggagggagaatgCTAGAGAGAGAGCAGAAAAGGAGCAGTAAAGATGAGGGCTGAATGGAatatgttcatttgttcattcattcattcattccacaaatctTATTGCATGCCTGCTGTTTGCTCAGCTAGGTGCTTGGGGCtgtggagagggaggaaggggctggcTTGGGCTGGATGACTTCAAGTCTCTGCTCCCTTTAGGTTGAGCAGCAGGCTGTGGACGTCTGGCAGGGCCTGGCCCTGCTCTCAGAAGCCATCCTGCAGGGCCAGGCCCTATTGGCCAACTCCTCCCAGCCATCTGAGACCCTGCAGCTGCATGTGGACAAAGCCATCAGCAGCCTGCGAAGCCTCACTTCCCTACTTCGGGCGCTGGGAGCCCAGGTGTGTAGGAGTAGACCCTCCCTCAAACTCTgccctttctgtaaaatgggagaagggTCCTGCCGAGAAATACTGAGGCTTTCCTCATGCCCCCTCCAATTCTATTCCAAACCCCATCTTCCTCTCGGGTCCCTGGCACAGCAGTAACCTTCTGTTCTCTCCTTGGCAGAAGGAAGCCATCGCCCTTCCAGCTGCAACAGCCTCTCCTGCTCCACTCCGAACATTCACTGTTGATACTTTGTGCAAACTTTTCCGAATCTACTCCAATTTCCTGCGAGGAAAGCTGAAGCTGTACACAGGGGAGGCCTGCAGGAGAGGGGACAGGTGACCAGGTGCTCCCACCCCAGACACACCCACCACCTCGCTCACCACCACTGCCCATGCCACGCCTTCCACACCACCACTCCCAACCCCCATCAAGGGGCACTCAGCTCAGTGCCAGCCTGTTCCACGGACACTCCAGGGCCAGTGGTGACATCTCAGAGACCAGAGGAACTGTTCAGAGCTCAACTCTTATCTAAGGATGTCACAGGGCCAGCCTGGGGCCCTGAAACAGGAAGAATTCAGAGGAGATCAGCTTAAACTCGGGACTGCGCCATGCTGGGGAGACACTGAACTCACCTCGGTGCCCAGCAGAACTGTCATACCAGGACAAGCTGGAGGGAAagtacttctttttttacctaCCAAGCAGGGACAGGATGGACTGGAGAATTTAGGTGGCAAACCATGAATTCTCCCCAGGTCTCATGGGGTCTCCATGACAGAAAGAGCCCCCTGGACAATGAAGGTGGTGGGAGCCGTGAAGATGGGATGGGGGCTGGCCCCTGGCTCTCATGGGATTcaagttttgtgtatttttcaatctCACTGGCAAGAACTGAAACCACAACATGGCTCttggcttttctgttttcctgggaGCCCCCCACTTCCCTGGCTCTTACCCCATCCGGGCAGCAGGCAGCAGGCCTGGGAAACCAAAGGTGGAGGGGGTCAGGCCCTACGTGCTGCCTCCCATGGCTTGTCTGACCTCTTGACCCACTGGGCCTGAGGCCACAGGCTCTACCCACAATGGTCAATAAGGTGGCTCCATTCAAGGCTATTCCTCAGTAGGCAGCTGCCAACGcttcttctttctgcctcttctctgtgACCCCTTCAGCCAATGCCACATTCCCAGGAACCACCTTTGCCACGTCAGCACACAAACGTCTTAGAAATCCAACTGACCTCTTTCCGTGCCTAGGGATGGTCACCATTGGTGCTCTACCCTGCGACTTGCACAAGGGGCAGTACACAGCCGTGCCACCTCCCCCGACAGCTGACTCATTGAGCCCTGTGCCCACTGCTTCTCTCGGGAGCTCACTTCTATGACCTTCTTCTTCATTCCTCATGCAGCTCCATGAGAAAGTAACTGccgtcattcccattttatagatgaagaagtacagtaacttgcccaaggccaagGCAACAGGAATTCCCTCAACACTCGcccctttcctcttctgcttATTCCTCCACGTAATCCGTACCTGTTCCCTGCTCCCCTGGGATAGGGGACACAGAACAAACTAACTCAACCTTCACTCCTGCTTCTAATCTGACCATTTACTCTGACAACCAACTTCAAATTCCTTCCCAGAAATAATGCTTCCAAGGGCAGAGCAGTGCCCAAGAGAGAGCCGTGCTAAGGGCAAAAGATGTCAGAAAACTATTGGGATCCCAATGCTGGCCATGAACATGTATGTGGTGATCAGTCTTTCCACTTATATCACAAAACTTAGAGAAGTCAGCCTGCGCCCTGCAAATATGCAAAAGGGAGAGAATGTTTTGCCTGTCATCTGCAGCAGGAAAAATTACGGGCAGGTTGTGGGGGTTGGAGGCTAATTGTCAACTACACGTGTGTATGGGGAGGGGTGAAGctgtggtgggaggaggcagggaaggggtgtGCCCACAGGCGAATTTTCTCCCTGGCCAACCCAGCTCCTGGGCTATAGTGCCTCCTTCAGGCCCTATTAGGAAATGCTAGAGAAATCAGCAAGCAATAGAACCCTTAGGGTTCTGACCTCGcacattacaataaaaattcGTATTATGGTTTCCATATATGGCATCTGGTTCTTGCCCCACTGCTCTGAACGAGTAAGGAAGAAATCTCTCTTTCTTACTGGTGAAATTGAAGCTAAGATATTTGTTCTCAAGTCCAAGGAATCCAGATAATAAATGACAGCTAGGACCTGAACTTGAGATGTAGGACTCATAACCCCAAAGCCTTGTCCACCTCTTTTTTAGCCTGAGTCACTGCCTACACATCCCCTGGCTCTTTTCCCCCTAGAATTCAGCGCTACTGACACTCAGCTTCTCTTCAGACTTCTTACTGCTTtcaattaaacaacaacaacaaaagtagtTAATGGAACCGGAGCTATATGACCTGGGCTAGGTGTAATGGGCAAATATGTTAAGAACATTGaaacataattcatttattccGCATTTGTGGAGTGCCAACTGTGTACCTTGGCACTAAATGCTAGGAAATGTGAAATGATAGTCATGCTACTCACAGCCCAGTGTCCTCCCATAGCAGGCAGTCCCCAGGGGCGAAAAGATTTAATCATAGTCAGCTTGGTATGTGACTTGAGTGCTGAGATGTGGGGTACCCAGAGGCCTGGGGTGTCAAGACCCTGGCGAGGGCCAGAGTCCCTATGCAGAGGCACAGATCTGCAAGGAGGACGTTGCCAGATTTCAGAGGCTTTTCAAATGCAGGCCAGGAGCGTGAACTTTCTTCTGTACTATTATTACTATGATTGACAACACATTAAACTCTGGCATCTACATGATCTACTGTGATTCTCACCACAGCTCCATGAAACAGAAGGACAACAGGTATCACCCTCGTCTGTCTGATGGGAAACTAAAACTGAGTTCCAATAGCTAAGTAATGGAGCTCTTCTGACTTCCTGGTGGGACAGCAGCCAGCAAGTCCAGTTGAGTGGGTGGGTTCAATCATTGTTTAATGGAGATGCCTTCTGTTTGTAGAGTACTTTGCGATTTATAAAGTGCTTTCCTGGGCATCTCTCGTTTGCCATCCTAACCCCACGAAGAAGGCAGGGAAGGCAGAGGAGCACCACTTTGCAGAGAAGGAAACCGAAGTCCAGAGAGATTATGGGGTTTGCCCAGCTCATAAGACACTGAGAGGCAGGCCCAGCACCCGAAGCCAGGTTCTCTGAGTCTGAGTCCCTCTTCTAACTGAAGCACAGATCATTGGGGAGAGGAGaatagagggagagaaaggagagaggaaagaggcatTAGGCATGTCCAGCGCTCACTACCAACTCCTTCCCACTCCGTCCTCTGCCTCAGGCTTCCACTTCCTCCCTGGATAGGGAGAAGATATCTGCCACTCAGACTCCCAACATTATGGGCCGGCTCAGCCACCTCCTGCAGCCCCAGATCCTGCCTTGACTGCAGCCTTTGGCCTTGGGTACTACTGGCATAAATCCTCTCGCTGGGTCTGAGCATTAGGTTGTCCAAAAGCACTTACCCTAGCTCACAGGCTGCGTAGGATTTTTCTGGAACTACTGTCTACAAGTCTCACCATAGCAGGTGACTGTTGCTGGAGTTGAGTTAGCTAAATGGGATCTCTTTGACATTGGAATCTAAGCTGAAAGTTAACTATTTCGTTTCCAGCTGGTCAAGGCTAATACTTCTAAAATTCCATCATAAAACTGTGACATTATGAAAGACTATTGGCAACAGAAAAATAGGCAACAGTATGGGTTCCCAACTTATGTGAGTCATGCCCAAATGCTTATACTCTCCcttcttgacttttaaaaattgattattaaaaaaaatgatgtgacCCACAcgtaatttcttatttttaaaaaactttggcTGTATTAAGTCTCTCCTCTCCAcattacagatgagtaaactgaggcccagagagggtatgCAAAGTGCCCAACGACACACAGTGAAGCCAGGACTGATTCCAGTTTTCTGGAGTAATTCCCAGGGGTCTTCCATAGTCAAGGGTATCTCATATTTATTCCTGTAGCTGCCAGTCTTGTCGGATGACAAACTGTCTGGGGCCTTGCCCTCTCCTGACTCCCCAAAATGCAGAGCCCAATGGTTCCcttccaccaccaccctccaTTCCTTCCTATCCTGCCTTGAGCTCCCAACCCCCACATCCAAGCAGGTTGGAAGCTGTGACTGTCTAGCTCTGTGGCGCCAAAGGGAGGTCAGGAAAAGCAGCTTTCAGAGGACTGATTGCCCAACCAGGAGGCGCTGTGGATCAATTGGCTTCTGCTGCTCTTCCCCAGGTTAACCATTTCCTGCCTCGGTCCTTTCATTGATTGCTCTGCCAACCTGGTCTGGAGGAGGGGTAGACCAGGGTTTGGGATGGGCATCCTTTATATCACCAGCTTTGAAGTAAAGGGGCACAGGATCCCTCTCTCCCTGGGTGTAACCCCTGCATGGGCCCTGTTGTTACTCGATGGGCAGGAAGACTCCTGCTGGCTGCAAAGGGACTTGCGGAATTCCCTCTGAGACGCCTGGCGCTAGGCTGAGCCATCCCCTCCTTGACAGCCCAGGAGAATGGCCTGCCCAGGCCTCACTGTCACTTGCCCAGCACCCTAGACATAGATTTGAAAGTAGGGGGTGTTtgaggtggctggttagctcagttggttacagcgtggtgctggtagcaccaaggttgccggtctAATCTCTGTATTGGCCACtggggagctgcaccctcctgaaaaaacaaacaaacaaccaaaaacaaaaaaaaaacaggaaatctgGACTCACACGATAGCTCAGCTCACTGTGGGCCAGCCCTCCAGCCTAGATACAGCTCTGTGTGTACAAGGAGAGTCAACGGGGTTTTTTTAACACAGCAAAACTGCCCTTTCAACTGCAGTCTTACATAGAATTGCCATCTATGAAACTGGTAAAAAGAGCTGCTCTGGCTGGGGTGGGACCCCCTATTTGGATGCTCCCAACAGCCCCCAAGGGTTTGCTGACAGAATGAGGAACTGGGCAGGACACCGCATGGGGCTGTCAGCACCATGCTCTCAGGCTCAGCGGTGACTTCGTTCCCACACACGGACATTGAGGACAGTATCTTTGCTATGAACAAGACATGACGTTCGGTTAGGTTAGTCCGCAACCATTGCTGTTCCCAGCTCCTGGAAAGCTCTTGATCCACTCACAGGTCCACTCCTGCAGCCTCGACATTAACATCCATCCACACCCCGTCTCTTACCCTCCAcagcctcctcttctgtctccctaGCGCCAACCAGCCTCTTTGGTCCAAACCAGCTCCCCAGGATCGAGTCGCTCCTGCTGCTTAAAACCTTTTGGTGCCTCCTCACATCTATGGTATTCTAGGTCTCCCACGCAGGGCCCCTGCCTTCtcccagtcacacacacacacacacacacacacacacacacacacacacacacacagagctattcttcaaaagtgtcatTGCTCTCTCCAAGCTTGGaacatttcctcttcctggaatgtaCCTTCCCAACTTCTTTGCCTAATTACCATCTCTGTCTGTGACGAAGCCCCTCAGGTGTCACTTCCTGCAGAAGTCTTCCCTAAccagctcccttcccttcctgtcaCCAGTAACCCGGGTCAGGGACTCCTTCCACACTCTCCCTACCAAGCACTGATCTCTCTGCCCACCAGAGGAATGCAGGTCGGAGTGAAGTCTTGACGCCATTGTAAAATGTGTTGAAAGGTGGAATGGGGTGCAATGGAGGATACAGGGCTGGCATTAGAGCAAGCAGGAAGGTGGGGATGAGCTGGCTGTGGGCAGGACTGGCGTGAAGGTCATCTGAGAGGGCTTCCTATGACCAGAACCTTCTCCATTTGCctcctactttacagatgaaacaGAAGCCACGAAACATGTGTCtgcacagccccctccccattcTCTTCACAGAGCTGCTTGTACCTCCTGTTGTCTGTATTTTAGActtttccctcccaccttcccaggaGCCCTTTTCTCATCTCTCTGGCTGTTGCACTCTTCCTATGAGCATTTACAGAGGCTCAGATTTCTCTTATCTTGAAAAGATCCTACTTTGTCCCAATTTGTGCACCTACTCCTTTAGGTGGCCGGACAGCTTTAAAACATTGTCCCTGCCTCTTCCTGGGATCCCATTCTTCaacttcctctccctcctcagtcTGGCTTCCTCCCAACCAGGCCCCTCAAAGACCTCTCAAAGACAAACCACATTTATACACAGGAACGCCTGGATGCATCAATAGGCAGAAGACATGAAAACCCTCCCGACCCCTTTCCAGAGGTCACCACTGTGAACAGCTTGCTGTGTCCTGCTAGTTCCATCTCTACTCCTTGACCTGATTTTGTATGTAAACACATACCTTCGTTCTGGGAGTTTACATAAATGGGATTAccctataatttttttcctgtgactcACCTCTTTCATTTAATATATCTCTAGGTGCTCTTTCCACCTTTGGAATCtatggattccttttttttttttcctcttttaagtcAGGAATAAACTCTGACAGTATCATATTATCAAGCAGTACTTTAGAAAGAAAGGTAATGCTGGGTCAAAGATATGCACATTTGGAAGTTTAATAGTCATTGTCAAATTACCTTCTAAGAAGTTTTCACCAACATACAGTCTTATCAACAATGTATTTGAGTGTTTCTACCTGCAGCCTGGCCAACACTCAATGGCATCAACCTTTTAAATTGTTGTCAGTATAACAGGGATCGTTTGATCAGCATTTCTAGTGAAGTAGAGCATCTTTTCCAATGTTTATTGGATGGTTGTAGTTCTTCCTGTGACTtgtctttttcaattctttgccaATAAGTATTTCAGACCTCACTTCACTGGACCTTCCAGTTGCCTTTGCCACTGTTGCCAGATATAGAATTTTaggtttgaaattattttctgttggaATTCTGCAATGTTCTGCTGCCTCTTAGAATCCATGGTTGCTATTGAAAGGTCCGACGCCATGCTGATGTCTGTTCCTTAATATGacctgcttttttctgtctgaaagtGTTTAGGACCTTCCTTTCACCCCtgatattctgaaattttatgacATGCCTTTCATGGGTCACTTTGCATTCATCATACTTGACCCCTTTGAATCAAGAGACTCATGTTTCAGTTCCGGGAACTCTTCTTATGTAGTTTTTCTTaagtaattttgtgtgtgtgtgtgtgtgtgttctcttttttGAACTCTTTTCGTTGAGTGTTAGACTTCCTGGACTGATTCTCTagtctctttctcttgtttttctctcttgctttccttCTCTCGCTATCATTTCATTCCtctcaattttgatttttaactctACTACTGGATTTTAAATTTCAGCCCGCATAGATTTTATTTCCAGTTCTCTGTCCAGTTTTCATGGCATCCTTGGAAGTGTGCCCAGAGTGGAGGGTCAGTGGTGTCTAAGTGGCCTGGGCTCCTCACTCTGCCTTCCCGTCTCTGAGAACCTCCTTTGAGGT is part of the Rhinolophus sinicus isolate RSC01 linkage group LG03, ASM3656204v1, whole genome shotgun sequence genome and harbors:
- the EPO gene encoding LOW QUALITY PROTEIN: erythropoietin (The sequence of the model RefSeq protein was modified relative to this genomic sequence to represent the inferred CDS: substituted 3 bases at 3 genomic stop codons), with translation MWDNRLERITQFRDWVWGGPRPSPLPSVQAAIIALSKSHREXASTRRPXHLRAVLMAHLPSFLXECSAVLLLLSLLLPLGLPVRGAPQHLICDSRVLERYILEAKEAENVTMGCGEGCSFSENITVPDTKVNFYAWKRMEVEQQAVDVWQGLALLSEAILQGQALLANSSQPSETLQLHVDKAISSLRSLTSLLRALGAQKEAIALPAATASPAPLRTFTVDTLCKLFRIYSNFLRGKLKLYTGEACRRGDR